CGGTTGCAGAGGCCAGTTACATTGTACGCGTTGGTGCAGAAGCTTGTGGTGTCCGTGCTGCGCCAATTTAGCCTATAACTGCGGTTGGTATGGACCTACCACTTCCTGTAGGCGCAGAAATCGTCCTTTATGAGCTGCCAAACCACGTCGTCACTCATTATTCGCCCTTTTGCCGATTAAAACGCCTTTTGAGTGTGTGATTACGGCCCCTTGTGGGCGAAGTCAGTTGCCTATAACCCCTTCGTCGCGCCTCCGAGTGAAGATGGTTGAAAAGCAACGACGATAAAACCTTGCGGTGTGAAAAAGCACGCCCCCAATATATATTTCAATTGCCTATTTAAGGCGGGCAGCGCTTTTTTGGGTTTATGGTTTTCTATTTACCTTTGATCGTGACGGCTGTTCTCGCCGCGATCAACACCAGGGCGGGCAGCTCCAACTACAAATAAGTCACGCAGTACATTGATTTTAATACCTTCTAAGGTGTGTTCATCGCAGACATTACAGTTGTGTATTACCCAGTGGAATGTGGAGAAGCAGAATCGTGTCATCGGATAGACACCGCGCTGGCTGAAATCCTTCCGGGCGGCAAGCGACGCACCAAATATCGCAACTCATAACTCTATGTTTTAGACAGGGGTATATAGGGCGCATCACTGATTAGGTTTGTCAAAACGTAGTCGCCGAAGTGGTCCGTGAAGGCGACATCACCGTGAAGGTTTTGCGTTAACGCCGTCGTATTCACGATGTTCGGCTTCGGGTCGCCTCAGGTGCCTTCGAGCGCACTGCCTCCGCTGCCGAAGGATGACAAGAACATCACGGGGAAGTGTAGGTTTGCGTGGCTAGCTCAATGTGACCGTATGCAGTCGATCCAACGGCGCTTGAGCGCGGCGCTAAGGCGCTTAAGATGTTGGATTCGTCACCTAACGCGCACAAGGCGTTCGAGCTGACcaagctgcaggagctAACGCGCCAGCAGGAGATTCAGAAGGAAATCCAGCAGATGCATCTCCGGCAAACGGAGCTCGGCGCCCAGCGGGCGCGTGTGGAGGGCGACGAGAAACGGAAGCTgatggcgcagcagcaggagCAGGACCGTATAACTGCTCAGTACAAGGCCAAGCTGGAGGCCGAAGCGTACCAGAAGAAGTTGCAGGACCAGCGCCGCCAAAACGAGGAGTGGCTGCAACAGCAGCACCAGCAGTTTTTGCGCCAGGAGGAGGCACGGAAGAAAACTGAGATGGAGATTCTGAACATGCGCAAGGCACAGATCCGGGAGGAGAAGGCCCTGGAGAGGGAGAACATGAAAGCGCGTGTTCAGGAGGAGGGTCGTgtgcgcatcgagcaggagCGGAAGAATTTCGACATCCACGTGAAAATGATGAAGGAGCGTTCCATTGAGGAGCGCCAGACCAAGCTGGAATCGCTACATGTGACGTTTTCGTCGCTGGGTTCAGCATTTTCGTCGCTTCTCGCCGACAAGCAGCGACTAACGGCCGGGGTAACGTGCCGTTGACGCCGATTGCACATGTGCGCAGGTTACTTCGCTGACTGCCTTGGCGTTGGGGATATACGGTGCGAAAGCGGGTACTCGCCTCGCTGGACGCGTATTGGTAGTTTCTCTGTGAGTGGCACTAAGTGGTTCGTGCAGGAACGTCGTTTGGGAAAGCCTCCCCTAGTTCGAGAAACTTCACGCTGGACTTTGATGGGCGGCATACGCAACATCTTCACCGCGCCAATGTTCCCCAGGAACCCTCCTGCCATAAACAACATCGTTCTTGACAACAACCTGCATCAGCGCCTCACTTGGACTACCAACTCCCTAATGAGCGCGAAGAGGAACGGCGCCCCTTTCCGCAACCTGCTGCTGTACGGCCCCCCTGGTACGGGAAAGACGCTTTTCGCAAAGACGTAAGTTTTCCATCGACGTGTCGGACAAACGCATCAGGGTGGCGAAAAACAGCGGTCTGGACTTCGCCATCATGACGGGCGGTGATGTGGGCCCCCTGCAGGAGGAAGCTGCTAGTGAAATAAACAAGCTGTTCCAGTGGTCCAAGAAGACCAAGAAAGGCCTGGTCCTCTTCATAGATGAGGCGGATGCGTTTTTGCGCCAGGGAAGGTCGTCCGCCACCGGGATGTCGGAGAACATGAGGAATGCGCTCTCTGCCTTCCTCTACCACACTGGCACTGAGAGCAAGGAATTTTGCCTCATTCTCGCCACCAACGAGCGCCAGGTGTTGGACAGAGCGGTGCTGGATCGCATGGACGAGCAGTACGAGTTTGGCCTGCCCGGCTTGGAGGAGCGCAAGCGCATGATATCTCTGTTCATGCATACTTACGTGTTGGCGCCGAAAAGCAGCGGCCACACGTTCGAAATCGACCCGGATATCAACGACGAGTTTTTTGCGCGCGTTGCTGAGCGTACGGAGGGCTTCTCCGGCCGGCAGCTGTCCAAGATGTGCATAAGTCTGCAGAGCGCAGTCTACGGGTCTGGCGCTAAGAAGCTAACCCTAGAGCTGGCAGACACGGTAGTCAACTGGCACATCAACGAGTACCGCAAGAGCCAGGGAAGCGTCGAAACGACGAACCCGTCAGCGTGAAGTGTCTGATGCAATTTTTCTTACATAGGTGTCACACGGCCGGCCTTACGGCGCAGCCATCGGCGGCGTACGCGGTGCTGCGCGTAACACCGCCCACATTCACATACCCATTAAAAAGCATATATCGTCCTTCCAACGGGGTATGCGATGCGCGGGTTTGAGGTCCAGGTCAATGAGGGAGAACCTGAAAAAATTCGGCCCCTTTCTGCCGTCCCCCCCATTACACTCAAACAGCACGTTGAGTACTACCGACAGGTCCATAGAAGTCCTGCCGCCTAGGTACAATTCAATCCACCTGCCGGCTGCTTCAAGCAGCATGGCGCACTTCTTGGCCAATCGGTCGTCCACATTGGGTTCCGAAGTAACCCCTTTTTGATTTGATAAGGCGAGGTTGCATCCTTCGGTCCCCTGCACCTCGTGATCTTTTTGTGTTGCGATATATGTGTGGCTAGTTGCCATCACCGGGTTTGTTGAGCGATCAATTGTTCGCAGCATCCATTCTAGCTCGTTGAAGGTCACCAAGGGGACTGCTTGGTCCTTGCAACTGTGTCTCTTGAAAAGTCTGCCTTGCGACTGTACCGCAAGAGTTCGGTTCAGCTTGTGAGTGTCGTAGGGTCGTGTGACGCCACCCCTTCCGCACCGTGCCACGTTAAATCTGTCAACAGAGAGATTTCTACGTGCACAAGGTACCGACACATGCGATTTTGATAACAGCGTCTTTAGCATATTGCACAATGAGCATATAAGCCCGCGTCCGATGAGGTTAAACATCTTCTGGATCTTGTAAGCGTCGTCGTGGTTGCAGAATATGCTCCCCAGGAGCTCCTTTGACGTGAGCATAAGGTTATTGgtgatagtgctggttttTATTCCGCCCGCATATTTCCGCCTCACTGAATTCTTTTTCCCCGCCAGGCGTGTCACCAAGCCTGTGAGCGAATATATCACGTTGGCTACAAACTGCTGTCCTGATGCCAGCGCCTGCAGCTTGAGTATTCGCGCCATAGTCATTTTATTTTCCACCAAACATCGCGCTACGCTGTTTAGCGCGTGGCTATTCGTCAATAAAATTGCCGGATCGACCTCGACGCTGTTGACGAAGACGCGTATGTTATTTTGCGGCGTCAGTGCCAAAAGTTGCAGCTCCCTGGCGACATCCTCCAGTTTCATACTGAAGAATTTGATCGGCGAATACATCGATTTCGCATGTCTATTTCGTTCAATTCCCGAAATATGCCCATTCTTCAGCGTTGCTTTTGTTGGCACGATATTCTGGTACCTGATGCGCGCCTTGTACGGCTGGCACAGTTGGAACAGGCTGGGCACTCCGTTGAAGTTGAGAATCCCACATTTTGGCTTCATCTCGACTGATATATTGCTGTAGTTGCTTATGGCCGCCTGTACCAGTGTGCTACCGAGAGATAGGCAGGCATCCAAATAAAAAAGGTCCTCCTCGAGAATGGCCAGTTCGTATTTCCCTGTATCACAGAAGCCATCAGTCCTATTTAGCACGCGTATGGAGGCTGGGTCGACTTCTACTGAAGTCTTGAGCGCGAGTTCCTTGATGTGGTATATGCGTTTCTTGTGGACCACATCGCCGTTGTATACGTTGACCTGGCATTTGTTTGCACACACGTGCTCAGCGTGTCTCAGACCATCTGATGCGCCGCATTGCTTGTTGTCGGCACACCTGCAGCACTTGTCGCTGTCAAGAAGTTGCGATAGATGGGTTCGCAGCCGTTTCGCCACCGTCCTGTCAATGAGACAGCATGCACGCTTTGGTGTACATGATTCGGTCACATTGCTGCACCCCTCCTGCATAAAACGGCAGAATTGGTCATGGTAGAGCATCCGCCGTATTTGCAAGGCCGAATCTGCCTTGCGCGGCAGCTTAAGAACACTGCAGTGGTTCCAAGGGACTGCGGCATAATCAGTTCAACCATAAAAATGCGGTTGACATTGAGTACATCCACACAACGGCACGTTCAATAATCTACTACAACATCGGAAAGGCATTGCGTGACCTTTGAGACCACCTAAGCCGCCTGGGTTTAACCACTACCCTAGAAATCTTGGAATATAACTGAGCCACGGAAACCACAAAAAACATCGATATACGACGCGATAGACTCGTTGCATTGATATAGGTTGTATGTCAACTGAATCACGCCGCTAGTTGCATCGAAATATTAAAAAAAACACTAACCTGCATCGTCGTCATTAGATCTCCACGATTCCTGGGAAATCCTGTAGACGAATTGGCAATTTCCAGCACCGAGGGGCGCCAGTTTCATATTTTGAAACAGCGTGTTCGTCGCGCGTTAAATCGCCCAGTGGGCCGCCAGGTGGGATGCCGCTTAGCGGATCCGACTGCCTCTGGCGGCTCTGCGATCTGTCAACGGAGCAGCCAGTTTGTCTATAAAACTGCTGCAATATGAGTTTCCGCCTTTGGCCGTACGTGTTGGTCGAAAGCGACTGGCGGGGTACGGAGGTGTACCCTCCACAAGATCGCGCACAGTTCTCCTTAATTTTGCGGCGCATCCCATGTACGGATAGATTCTACTGCGACACGTATTAATTTTACCATCACAAAtccttggacaggctgtgcgacGCGAATCTAGCCGAGGTACGTCTACCGCTCTACACAGAGCCACCTTCATGGAATCCTACGCCTTCTGCGACAAGAGCGCCTTTCGTTGATTGTCTTCCAAGTTTCACCACCATAATGGCATCCTAGAAGCAGGTTGCACGATCCAGCGCGGAAAATTTCCGGCGCGAGCTGGCGAAAAATCATCGTCGCATCGCGCAGAACCCTTCTCGTGCGTCACTTCGTCTTGCGCTAAGATGGGCTGCGGCCGCACGTGCGCTGAAATATCAACTCGGCCTACTAATATGCTCGATATGCCTATGGATGGTCGCCATTGGCCGGGCGAGGAGAGATCGCCAATTCGCTACCCGGTGGACTGGCGCGCCGGTGGGTACTACGGGTTCCCTCCACGAGGCCGCTACAACTACATCCCCTATGCTGTGCATCCCAGTTCGTGTATTAACCGTCCGGATATGGCGTCGGTACACCCTGGAGGGGcgcccgttgtgcggcATCACCAGGGTCCGTCTAAGCGCCCCTTGAACTCGATCTTCGTGGAAGGTCAGGGCGGCAAACGCGTTTGCGTAGTATCGAACGGCAAACTCGATATATCGGACAAGGCTCTTCGACACGTGGTACAAGCGGGTGGCAAGGGCCCTCATCCGTCCGATGCTGTGACTTGTTCTTGCGGCGTTGGCAGCATTTTCCCCCGGATGCCAATGGCCAGACCTGGCATGGTGGGCGTGAATATGGCGCCAATTTCCCACTCCCGCCTCGCCGCGTCGGCCCGCTTCATGGATAATGGCATGTCGTATCCTCACATGAAGACGGTGAACACTTGCAGGGTGCCGACGTCATCCTCTGACTCCGCTcccggcggcggccgccTCCTGCCTTTTGAGTGGCCCGATAAGCAGAACGTTATCGTGTACATGAACCACGACCAAGAGGTCGTTGACGTCCATGGCTGGCGATACGTGGACACATTGGGGGAGGGGTCTTACGGGAAGGTGTACTTCGTGCGCAACGAGTTCACTGGTGAGGAGTCAGCCTTCAAGCGGATGCTACTCCACAAGACGGGTGGCATTTCCCCTGCCATAATGCGGGAGATTCACTCTCTGAAGATTCTCGACCACGAGAATGTGATAAAGCTTAACAAAGTATACATCGGCGACTGCCGCGTGTACCTCAGCTTCCCGCGCATCGCCGGCGGCAACCTACGAAAGTTCTTGGAAAAGCACTATCCGCAGGGCATGCCGCTCGGCGAGGTGAAGGCTATCGCAAAACAACTGATCGACGCCATCTCACATATCCATTCCAAGCGCATAATTCACCGGGACATAAAACCGGAAAACATCCTGGTGCAGACTTCGTCGGGCTACTCAAACCGAGAGCATGATGCGTCGACGTATGACAGGCAAGCACATTCATCTGTAGGATCGCTTCCCGCGCCGCAGGCCGAATCTGGTGACTCAGCTACCGCTCGTGATCCAGGCCGCAAACCAAAGATCCAGAAGGTGATATTAACCGATTTTGGGCTCTCAAGGATACACAAATCTGTCGACCTTCCTCTGTTTTACAGCGACGACACCAAGATGATGAACAGCCCCATGTCCCCCGAGGTGGTGACGCTTTGCTACCGGCCACCTGAGTTGCTGCTTGGCGATTTTCACTACTCCTTCTCCGTGGACATGTGGTCGCTGGGCTGCGTCATATTCGAGCTGATAACGGGCAAGCCCATTTTCGAGGAGCGCACCGAATTCGCCCTCCTTATAGCCATGTTCAAGAGGTTCGGGACCCCCAACGAGGAAGACTGGCCGAACGTTGCCAACTTGCCCTTCATGAACTCTGCGTTGCCCAAGCTGCAGACCAACTCGTCACTCTCCGAGTGCGCGGGCAAGGCGGACGCCGACTGCATGGACCTCCTTGAGCGCATGCTAGCGCTGAGTCCGAAGAAGCGCATATCCGCGCAAGAAGCACTTCTCCATCCGTGGTTCACAAGTTGCTGACAGCattttcaaaattttaCATACACTACGCCTCCGATTTCGCTTTGTTTGCCGCCTTTTTGTTAATCGGGATGGTGCGCAACGCGCCGGGGAATGTGGTCCTAGCTTTGCAGAGCTGGCATTCATACGACTGTTAATGCGATATAAATGACCGCATAAACTTACCATGACCGTTTTATGCGAGATTACATGCGTCTGCTGCattaatcgccccttgtcTTTTTTTTGCTTTGCATGGGCTCTTCTGACTGGACGTCGCTGTAATACGTGCGAAGTTGGACCTACACTTTTTACGCTGCATTTGCGATGTCCTCGAACACCTGACCTtcacattgactccaaatGTCCGCACCACGCCGCAGTTGAAACAGATACACCGCCGTTCGTCTTCCGGTAGTGCTGCGCATCATTGCCATTGGTGTTCGCCGCTACTCACATCCGTTTGCATCCTTGAGGTGACGTAGCGCCTGACGCCTGCAACATCGTTAGCACACCAACATCAGCTCACGGAACCACAGTGTGCCGCTCTGAAGTTACGCGCGCATCGACCCTTGTGCACAAGGGCTACAGTCACTGTGGTAGGTTTAGATAGCGACTTCAGTCCCCCCAAACCGCCTTAATTTGCGCCTAGTGACGCTGCCATTTCTCCCAGTCAATTTCACTGTGATGAAAAAGGGATATAGCACCAAAGGATTGCGCATCAGCAGGATGTCGTATCAGCGAAGTTGCATTTGATTCGTGAATGCACATAGAATCAGGCACTTCAGTTACAACGCATACAAACCATAGACGTGCGTATGGACTTACATCAGCCCGTGAGATACCGAAGGAAGGGTGGATGCGAGCTGTGCCGCTGCCTCGGCGAGGTGCTGTATCCTCTTCTCCAGAGCTTCCTGGGAATAAGCCCTAGCTCCACTAGTTGGAGCTTGCATTTGTCGATCACAGCTTATTTCACATCTTAATCCAGCTGCTTTTAGCGACTGTGCGGTTAACGGTGTAGTGTCGCGCGTCGACGTATGGCTGTGCGATAGCATGGCTGAGGTACTCTCAGTTCTCTGTGCGTCCAGAACCGCGTAATCCAGTCATTACACCGTATGTGTGCATTATCGGAGGGGATTTAAAGGCATAATCACCCGGCAGCATGCCTTTTTTTCAGGCTAGCTTTTTAGACAAGTACTAGCCGTCTTTCTGGCGCACTCGTTTGGGAACCGAATATTAACGACAATGTCGGACAACACTCTTCAGATAGTCGTGAAGATTCTTTCCGACTTGGGTTATTCTATGACTCTGAAAAGGCTGCGTAAAGAGGTTGGGGATGACAAGGTGCGTATCTGTGTTGATGTTGTTTTCGCTTTCCTTTGTTCTTTCTTCGGCGTTTCACTGGCTCGCAGCTACGTCCAGAGAACGTTCCGCAAGCGGTGAAGGCATTCAACTTTAAAGCCCTGGCGGCTGGACTGCTTGTGAAGGAGGGTGATGTGCAGCCTGAGCCCAAAGTGGCTCCGAAGGTCGAAACTGCCGACGCCTCTACGCCCGTGGTAAAGCCAACACTTAAGAAATTGGTGTTTGTGCAATCTAAAACGGAGAAACCGTCCAGTCAACCTGAGAAGAAGCAGGTTATGACTGTGGATGCGGAGATGCCCAAGGGTACGGCTCGGTTATTGAGCGCATTCATGTCGTTGCAGGGCGCTTCAAACGCATCCAAGATGAAGTGTGGCTAGATCGCATCGAAAAAGAAGAGCTGAAGGAGAATTCGTACTTGATGAAGAATGACGACTTCTCGCTCAAGGCGGCGCAGGAGCTCATCCAGGTAGGCATTGCGAGCCCCATGCAAACAGTGGCATGACTCCATATATGTTTATCTCCAAGCGTGCCCGCATTGGAAACTGTGGAGGTTTGGTAGTGGGGCGCACCCTAAATTCGAATGCGTCGTGTACGTGTGGTTGTTGCTTGCTGTATGTGGAACCTTCTGCTACAATCGTGGTTCGTATGAAGTACAATAATCCGTGTTTGTCGTTCACCGTGGCATCTGTAGTTTTACTACCAAGCAGTGTCCTCATTTGTGCTCAGGTGAAGGGGAAAAATTTCAGGACTGAGAAGATGAAGAAAAAACGGGCGTCATGGAAAGGTTCAGGTAGGTACACGTGTCTAATTATCGCAATAAGAAGCAAATACGGCCTACATTTTTGTACAGGCGAGATAACGAGTCACGTGAATTCAGTCCAGTTTGACGACTCAGACGGCGACTGAGGCCTATCGCATGTTGTAACATTGCCCCAAATCGTGGGCACAAGTAATGTTAGACAGTCGAGTTGCGCAGATAGTGTTCGTGTAGTGCTCACGTATTTTCTAATAACATTGCTCATCTGGGGCCTTATGGACGCTAGTGCGAGCAATGTCCGTGCAGTTTCACCGCCGACACCGCAGTGCCTTTTTTGATAATAACAGAGACACAACATTACTGCAAGTCCGCTTATATGCTAAGCGTTAGCGCGTGCGTTGGTTGCGCTATGTACCAGTCCAGTGGCGAATGTTTTGCGACGTTGCGCGCAACCGTCTTGGACTGCTTTGTGATTTGCGCTGTTCTATCTTGTCCCTCGGCAACCTTTTCTTT
This genomic stretch from Babesia bigemina genome assembly Bbig001, chromosome : III harbors:
- a CDS encoding ATPase, AAA family protein, putative, whose protein sequence is MFGFGSPQVPSSALPPLPKDDKNITGKFDPTALERGAKALKMLDSSPNAHKAFELTKLQELTRQQEIQKEIQQMHLRQTELGAQRARVEGDEKRKLMAQQQEQDRITAQYKAKLEAEAYQKKLQDQRRQNEEWLQQQHQQFLRQEEARKKTEMEILNMRKAQIREEKALERENMKARVQEEGRVRIEQERKNFDIHVKMMKERSIEERQTKLESLHVTFSSLGSAFSSLLADKQRLTAGVTSLTALALGIYGAKAGTRLAGRVLERRLGKPPLVRETSRWTLMGGIRNIFTAPMFPRNPPAINNIVLDNNLHQRLTWTTNSLMSAKRNGAPFRNLLLYGPPGTGKTLFAKTVAKNSGLDFAIMTGGDVGPLQEEAASEINKLFQWSKKTKKGLVLFIDEADAFLRQGRSSATGMSENMRNALSAFLYHTGTESKEFCLILATNERQVLDRAVLDRMDEQYEFGLPGLEERKRMISLFMHTYVLAPKSSGHTFEIDPDINDEFFARVAERTEGFSGRQLSKMCISLQSAVYGSGAKKLTLELADTVVNWHINEYRKSQGSVETTNPSA
- a CDS encoding protein kinase domain containing protein, putative → MGCGRTCAEISTRPTNMLDMPMDGRHWPGEERSPIRYPVDWRAGGYYGFPPRGRYNYIPYAVHPSSCINRPDMASVHPGGAPVVRHHQGPSKRPLNSIFVEGQGGKRVCVVSNGKLDISDKALRHVVQAGGKGPHPSDAVTCSCGVGSIFPRMPMARPGMVGVNMAPISHSRLAASARFMDNGMSYPHMKTVNTCRVPTSSSDSAPGGGRLLPFEWPDKQNVIVYMNHDQEVVDVHGWRYVDTLGEGSYGKVYFVRNEFTGEESAFKRMLLHKTGGISPAIMREIHSLKILDHENVIKLNKVYIGDCRVYLSFPRIAGGNLRKFLEKHYPQGMPLGEVKAIAKQLIDAISHIHSKRIIHRDIKPENILVQTSSGYSNREHDASTYDRQAHSSVGSLPAPQAESGDSATARDPGRKPKIQKVILTDFGLSRIHKSVDLPLFYSDDTKMMNSPMSPEVVTLCYRPPELLLGDFHYSFSVDMWSLGCVIFELITGKPIFEERTEFALLIAMFKRFGTPNEEDWPNVANLPFMNSALPKLQTNSSLSECAGKADADCMDLLERMLALSPKKRISAQEALLHPWFTSC